One genomic segment of Fischerella sp. PCC 9605 includes these proteins:
- the vapC gene encoding type II toxin-antitoxin system tRNA(fMet)-specific endonuclease VapC: MTYLLDSNVCIRLINNSSPAVTNRLASQQPEDILNSTITQLELYYGAYRSAQQERNLEILQRFFNQFTIISLDPEAARIAGRIRAELASSGTPIGPYDLQIAAIAMANNLILVTHNTKEFSRVNGLQIEDWEEES; the protein is encoded by the coding sequence TTGACTTATCTGCTCGATTCAAATGTCTGTATCCGCTTAATAAATAATAGTAGTCCTGCGGTAACAAATCGACTGGCATCCCAACAACCAGAAGATATTTTAAATTCTACGATCACCCAATTAGAACTGTACTATGGTGCTTACCGTAGCGCTCAACAGGAGAGAAATTTAGAAATATTGCAACGTTTTTTTAATCAGTTTACTATTATATCTTTAGACCCAGAAGCCGCAAGGATAGCAGGGAGAATTCGGGCTGAGTTAGCTTCTAGTGGTACGCCAATTGGCCCTTATGATTTGCAGATTGCTGCTATTGCAATGGCAAATAATTTGATATTGGTCACGCATAATACGAAAGAATTTAGCCGAGTGAATGGGTTGCAGATAGAGGATTGGGAGGAAGAAAGTTGA